From Triticum aestivum cultivar Chinese Spring chromosome 4A, IWGSC CS RefSeq v2.1, whole genome shotgun sequence, a single genomic window includes:
- the LOC123087773 gene encoding B3 domain-containing protein Os06g0194400, whose product MAESNSYEEQRRRQVEENRRKLDELRLHHLSAAVREAAARPRPKPKPKPKRKAPGPGELRRSGRVAGLPEQPNYLKGAQQRDYEEVYAAYDARIWKGPTDEQRAAAVAKAEELRRRIHRIRRPAFVKTMTHVCASRAKPMMIPTHFIEHLPAHDEAVVLVNEADVEFKMLCSASKQGRHRYLSKGWREFAVHHDLENGDCLVFHLIESAMFKVYIFRANPDYENDQTSDDSEDEQ is encoded by the exons ATGGCGGAATCCAACTCGTACGAGGAGCAGCGCCGGAGGCAGGTGGAGGAGAACCGCCGGAAGCTGGATGAGCTGCGCCTGCACCACCTCTCCGCCGCCGTCCGCGAGGCCGCCGCCAGGCCCAGGCCCAAGCCCAAGCCCAAGCCG AAGCGGAAGGCCCCGGGgcccggcgagctccggcggtcCGGCCGCGTCGCCGGCCTCCCGGAGCAGCCCAACTACCTCAAGGGCGCGCAGCAGCGCGACTACGAGGAAGTGTACGCCGCATATGACGCTCGTATTTGGAAAGGACCGACCGACGAACAgagggccgccgccgtcgccaaggccgaggaGCTCCGGCGCCGGATCCACCGCATTCGCCGGCCCGCCTTCGTCAAGACCATGACCCACGTCTGCGCCAGCAGGGCAAAACCGATG ATGATCCCGACGCACTTCATCGAGCACCTCCCCGCGCACGATGAGGCGGTCGTCTTGGTGAATGAGGCGGATGTCGAGTTCAAAATGCTGTGCAGTGCCAGCAAACAGGGCAGGCACCGCTACCTCAGCAAGGGGTGGAGAGAGTTTGCCGTCCACCATGACCTTGAAAATGGCGATTGCTTGGTTTTCCATCTGATAGAGAGCGCAATGTTCAAG GTCTACATTTTCAGAGCAAACCCAGACTATGAAAACGACCAAACTTCCGATGACTCTGAGGATGAACAGTAA